A genomic stretch from Thermomonospora umbrina includes:
- a CDS encoding alpha/beta hydrolase, which translates to MTTQQVRKRGRGLRSVLVVVALAAAAILVPGTPALAAIPATLPALDSQGITATWQPVDTDGDAVPDMGQADMTTAQVHRPGVHTPTVRVRVWFPTDYQQSGVDPYQVLYLLHGGDGQFSDWSDPGKGALVSQVRDLGFRGLIVTPEGGRAGWYQDWAANTRGGFRPAWETFHVQQLVPWIDANFNTVENRSGRLVAGLSMGGYGALKYAVRHDDVFSTVASFSGGTTIKPEAAMNTIDQSLYLLGASVQGEGYPGDIFGVTWWDHQLPATWKEERLPLVFGPMSGWDEYDPQSRVPDYAVYENKLFLYAGTGEADLEAANKTFHDSLNANPGNPIDHRYCRGTGGHDWASWKTGLTHFLREVTDPAGTPDCPTGWQNV; encoded by the coding sequence ATGACGACACAACAGGTCCGGAAACGGGGCCGCGGTCTGCGGTCGGTCCTCGTGGTGGTCGCGCTCGCCGCCGCCGCGATCCTGGTGCCCGGGACGCCCGCCCTCGCGGCGATCCCCGCCACCCTGCCCGCCCTCGACTCCCAGGGGATCACCGCGACCTGGCAGCCGGTCGACACCGACGGCGACGCGGTGCCCGACATGGGCCAGGCCGACATGACCACGGCGCAGGTCCACCGGCCGGGGGTCCACACGCCCACCGTCCGGGTCCGGGTGTGGTTCCCCACGGACTACCAACAGAGCGGCGTCGACCCGTATCAGGTGCTCTACCTCCTGCACGGCGGTGACGGACAGTTCTCCGACTGGTCGGACCCGGGCAAGGGCGCGCTGGTCTCCCAGGTGCGCGACCTCGGCTTCCGGGGCCTCATCGTGACGCCCGAGGGCGGCCGGGCCGGCTGGTACCAGGACTGGGCCGCCAACACCCGGGGCGGCTTCCGCCCGGCGTGGGAGACCTTCCACGTCCAGCAGCTCGTTCCCTGGATCGACGCCAACTTCAACACCGTCGAGAACCGCTCCGGTCGCCTCGTGGCGGGCCTGTCGATGGGCGGGTACGGCGCCCTCAAGTACGCCGTCCGCCACGACGACGTGTTCTCCACCGTCGCGTCCTTCTCGGGCGGCACCACCATCAAGCCCGAGGCGGCGATGAACACCATCGACCAGTCCCTGTACCTCCTGGGCGCCTCGGTGCAGGGCGAGGGCTACCCGGGGGACATCTTCGGCGTGACGTGGTGGGACCACCAACTCCCCGCCACCTGGAAGGAGGAGCGTCTGCCGCTGGTCTTCGGCCCGATGTCCGGCTGGGACGAGTACGACCCGCAGAGCCGCGTCCCGGACTACGCCGTGTACGAGAACAAGCTGTTCCTTTACGCCGGGACCGGCGAGGCGGACCTCGAGGCCGCGAACAAGACCTTTCACGACTCCCTCAACGCGAACCCGGGCAACCCGATCGACCATCGGTACTGCCGGGGCACCGGCGGCCACGACTGGGCGTCCTGGAAGACGGGCCTGACGCACTTCCTCCGCGAGGTCACCGACCCCGCGGGGACCCCGGACTGCCCGACGGGCTGGCAGAACGTCTGA
- a CDS encoding putative protein N(5)-glutamine methyltransferase: MESSALVPAVVASRLRSAGCVFAEDEAELILSTARTPAEVAAMVDRRVAGLPLEHVLGWAEFCGLRIAVDPGVFVPRRRTEFLVRRAAATRRGTSGRPVVVVDLCCGSGALGVALADALGRVELHAADVEPAAVRCARRNVARVGGEVYEGDLYEPLPAALHGRVDVLLANVPYVPTEEVGLLPAEARVHEPLVALDGGADGLHVLRRVAEAAPAWLAPGGALLFETTERQAAQAVEAVAGAGLSPRVVRDEQSYATVVIGTRS, translated from the coding sequence ATGGAATCGTCCGCCCTCGTTCCGGCCGTCGTCGCGAGCAGGCTCCGGTCCGCCGGATGCGTGTTCGCCGAGGACGAGGCCGAACTGATCCTCTCCACCGCGCGGACCCCCGCCGAGGTCGCCGCGATGGTGGATCGGCGGGTCGCGGGGCTCCCGCTGGAGCACGTCCTCGGCTGGGCCGAGTTCTGCGGTCTGCGGATCGCCGTCGACCCCGGCGTGTTCGTGCCGCGTCGCCGTACCGAGTTCCTCGTCCGGCGGGCCGCCGCCACCCGCCGCGGGACGTCCGGACGTCCGGTCGTCGTGGTGGACCTGTGCTGCGGGTCGGGCGCGCTGGGCGTCGCGCTGGCCGATGCGCTCGGGCGCGTCGAACTGCACGCCGCCGACGTCGAGCCCGCCGCCGTGCGGTGCGCCCGCCGCAACGTCGCCCGGGTCGGCGGCGAGGTGTACGAGGGCGACCTGTACGAGCCGCTGCCCGCCGCGCTCCACGGGCGCGTCGACGTCCTGCTCGCGAACGTCCCGTACGTGCCGACGGAGGAGGTCGGCCTGTTGCCCGCGGAGGCCCGCGTGCACGAGCCGTTGGTCGCGCTCGACGGCGGCGCGGACGGGCTGCACGTGCTGCGAAGGGTGGCCGAGGCCGCCCCGGCGTGGCTGGCGCCGGGCGGCGCCCTGCTGTTCGAGACCACCGAACGGCAGGCCGCGCAGGCCGTCGAGGCCGTCGCCGGGGCCGGACTGAGCCCTCGTGTCGTCCGGGACGAGCAGTCGTACGCCACCGTCGTCATCGGGACGCGCTCCTGA
- a CDS encoding glycosyltransferase: protein MSRRRAVPSLELGSAGAAFGLAGGGARFLFAVPPLAGHVNPTVAVGAELTRRGHKVAWAGHASTVRPLLERSAKVYDTEDEDFARRLDAARDRSRGLRGPAAFRFLWEEFIVPLGHAMMPGVRAAIEDFRPHVVIADQQVLAAPVVARRRGIPWATSATTSAELARPLAAFPKVERWVADLIEGFQREHGDTDPMDLRFSDHLVLVFSTPALVRDAELFPGHYAFVGPALGRPSRGTFPWQWLDPTRRAVLVSLSSINAAAGGRFFREAAEAVADLDLQAVFVAPQDAVPAPPPNVLVRRQVPQLSLLPRLSAVVSHGGHNTVCETLAHGLPLVVAPIRDDQPVVARQVADAGAGIVVPFARVRAEDLRAAITAVLTEDSYRDAARAVQESFAAAGGAERAAERLEKLA from the coding sequence ATGAGCCGACGCAGGGCCGTCCCGTCCCTGGAGCTCGGCTCCGCCGGGGCCGCGTTCGGGCTCGCGGGCGGCGGGGCGCGGTTCCTGTTCGCGGTGCCGCCGCTGGCCGGGCACGTCAACCCCACCGTGGCGGTGGGCGCGGAGCTGACCCGGCGCGGCCACAAGGTGGCGTGGGCGGGGCACGCGTCCACCGTCCGGCCGCTGCTGGAGCGCTCGGCCAAGGTGTACGACACCGAGGACGAGGACTTCGCCCGGCGGCTGGACGCGGCCCGCGACCGGTCGCGGGGACTGCGGGGCCCGGCGGCGTTCCGGTTCCTGTGGGAGGAGTTCATCGTCCCGCTCGGGCACGCGATGATGCCCGGCGTCCGGGCGGCGATCGAGGACTTCCGGCCCCATGTCGTCATCGCCGACCAGCAGGTGCTGGCCGCCCCCGTGGTCGCCCGCCGGAGGGGGATCCCCTGGGCGACGTCCGCGACGACCTCGGCGGAACTGGCCCGGCCGCTGGCCGCCTTCCCCAAGGTCGAACGGTGGGTCGCCGACCTGATCGAGGGCTTCCAACGCGAGCACGGCGACACCGACCCGATGGACCTGCGGTTCTCCGACCACCTCGTGCTGGTCTTCTCGACCCCCGCGCTCGTCCGGGACGCGGAGCTGTTCCCGGGCCACTACGCGTTCGTCGGGCCGGCGCTGGGCCGTCCGTCCCGGGGCACGTTCCCCTGGCAGTGGCTGGACCCGACGCGCCGCGCCGTCCTGGTGTCGCTGAGCTCGATCAACGCCGCGGCCGGCGGGCGCTTCTTCCGGGAGGCGGCCGAGGCCGTGGCGGACCTCGACCTGCAGGCCGTCTTCGTCGCCCCGCAGGACGCCGTGCCCGCCCCGCCGCCCAACGTGCTCGTCCGCCGCCAGGTGCCGCAGTTGTCGCTGCTGCCGAGGCTTTCGGCGGTGGTCTCGCACGGGGGCCACAACACCGTGTGCGAGACGCTGGCGCACGGGCTGCCGCTGGTCGTCGCGCCCATCCGGGACGACCAGCCGGTGGTGGCGCGGCAGGTCGCCGACGCGGGCGCGGGGATCGTCGTCCCGTTCGCCCGGGTCCGGGCGGAGGATCTGCGCGCCGCGATCACGGCCGTGCTGACCGAGGACTCCTACCGGGACGCCGCCCGCGCGGTCCAGGAGTCGTTCGCCGCCGCCGGAGGGGCCGAGCGCGCCGCCGAGCGGCTGGAGAAACTGGCGTGA
- a CDS encoding alpha/beta fold hydrolase, which translates to MPEITARGVRFHVQTVGPAEPAGDAPIVVFLHGLVTDNLSSFYYTLAGPMALAGARCVLYDLRGHGLSERPATGYGVADGVADLFALLDALGHRGPVHLVANSFGGAVALNAALTRPDRVAGLVLIEAYGPAVHAGEWNEDVLNTLGKSALSLEYERTADRLLEIGRRRQGRQAALADALINGTSLLDDLAAADPVRPGDLARVACPVLAVYGEHSEVAPAGRLLRRHVPDCVLHVMTGHAHTVLTEGTEALLQVTLSWLSRRAGGLHVPARAAS; encoded by the coding sequence ATGCCTGAGATCACCGCGCGCGGCGTGCGCTTCCACGTCCAGACGGTGGGCCCGGCCGAGCCCGCCGGGGACGCCCCCATCGTGGTGTTCCTCCACGGCCTGGTCACCGACAACCTGTCGAGCTTCTACTACACGCTCGCCGGGCCGATGGCCCTGGCCGGGGCCCGCTGCGTCCTGTACGACCTGCGCGGACACGGCCTGTCGGAGCGGCCCGCCACCGGCTACGGCGTCGCCGACGGCGTGGCCGACCTGTTCGCCCTCCTCGACGCGCTCGGCCATCGCGGGCCCGTCCACCTCGTCGCCAACAGCTTCGGCGGTGCCGTCGCGCTGAACGCCGCCCTCACCCGACCCGACCGGGTCGCCGGGCTCGTCCTGATCGAGGCGTACGGGCCCGCCGTCCACGCGGGGGAGTGGAACGAGGACGTGCTCAACACGCTCGGCAAGAGCGCCCTGTCGCTGGAGTACGAGCGGACCGCCGACCGGCTCCTGGAGATCGGGCGGCGGCGGCAGGGCCGGCAGGCCGCCCTCGCCGACGCCCTCATCAACGGCACCAGCCTGCTGGACGACCTGGCCGCCGCCGACCCGGTCCGCCCCGGGGACCTCGCCCGCGTGGCGTGCCCGGTGCTTGCGGTGTACGGGGAGCACTCGGAGGTCGCCCCCGCCGGTCGTCTGCTCCGCCGTCACGTCCCCGACTGCGTCCTGCACGTGATGACGGGTCACGCGCACACGGTGCTCACCGAGGGCACCGAGGCGCTGCTCCAGGTCACGCTGTCGTGGTTGTCGCGGCGGGCGGGGGGCCTCCACGTGCCCGCGAGGGCCGCCTCATGA
- a CDS encoding acyl carrier protein — MSMSHEHDVLAEVAGMLAEVVGHDFLAAAGVGRATRFTEDLALESIEFVALAERVRGRYGDGIDLPGFLAGLDLDRLAELAVGDLVGHIEDRLAAAHA, encoded by the coding sequence ATGTCGATGTCACACGAGCACGACGTCCTCGCCGAGGTCGCCGGGATGCTCGCCGAGGTGGTCGGCCACGACTTCCTCGCCGCCGCCGGGGTCGGCCGCGCCACGAGGTTCACCGAGGACCTCGCCCTGGAGAGCATCGAGTTCGTCGCGCTCGCCGAACGGGTGCGCGGCCGGTACGGCGACGGGATCGACCTGCCGGGCTTCCTCGCCGGCCTCGACCTGGACCGGCTGGCGGAGCTGGCGGTCGGGGACCTCGTCGGTCATATCGAGGACCGGCTGGCGGCGGCGCATGCCTGA